From one Lycium ferocissimum isolate CSIRO_LF1 chromosome 7, AGI_CSIRO_Lferr_CH_V1, whole genome shotgun sequence genomic stretch:
- the LOC132064017 gene encoding E3 ubiquitin-protein ligase At1g63170-like has translation MSTARAGNDDSSNGVDPTPLLSDPVFMSRRLARRAPSLRGAARFLRRASSRRMMREPSRRVREAAAEQIEEQQSDWAYSKPIVILDLIWNLAFVIVSVSVLILSLDESPNMPLRLWIIGYALQCLLHMVCVCVEYYRRRTQLSDDSSNSEQRNVAAGGWNSSSDGSDGGEAADYQSERRQNEDETSVAKHLESANTMFSFIWWIIGFYWISAGGETLTHDAPQLYWLCLTFLAFDVFFVVICVGVACLIGIAVCCCLPCIIAILYAVADQEGATKEDVERLPKYKFRRLGDFEKQNGEIQESFGGVMTECDTDTPIEHVLPLEDAECCICLCAYEDGIELRELPCRHHFHAACIDKWLYINATCPLCKFNILKNGNQSSSEEA, from the exons ATGTCAACGGCGAGAGCCGGTAACGATGATAGCTCTAACGGAGTCGACCCGACTCCGTTACTTTCCGACCCGGTCTTTATGAGCCGACGTTTAGCGCGACGCGCCCCAAGCCTAAGAGGAGCGGCTCGATTTCTCCGACGCGCGAGTAGCCGTCGAATGATGCGTGAGCCATCAAGGCGCGTGAGAGAAGCTGCAGCTGAGCAAATAGAAGAACAACAAAGCGATTGGGCGTATTCTAAACCAATAGTGATATTAGATCTTATCTGGAACTTAGCTTTCGTTATTGTTTCAGTTTCTGTATTGATTTTGAGCCTTGATGAGTCACCGAATATGCCTTTGAGGCTTTGGATTATTGGATATGCGCTACAGTGTTTGCTTCATATGGTTTGTGTTTGTGTTGAGTATTATAGAAGGCGAACTCAGCTTAGCGATGATTCATCGAATTCTGAGCAGAGAAATGTTGCTGCTGGAGGCTGGAATAGTTCGAGTGACGGAAGTGATGGAGGGGAAGCTGCTGATTATCAGTCCGAGAGGCGTCAAAATGAGGATGAAACTAG TGTTGCTAAGCATCTGGAGTCTGCAAATACcatgttttctttcatttggTGGATAATCGGTTTCTATTGGATATCTGCTGGTGGTGAAACTTTGACCCATGATGCACCGCAACTTTACTG GCTTTGTCTCACATTTCTAGCATTCGAtgtattttttgttgttatatGTGTTGGTGTGGCATGTCTCATTGGAATTGCTGTTTGTTGCTGTCTCCCATGTATCATCGCTATTTTATATGCAGTGGCAGACCAG GAAGGAGCAACCAAGGAAGACGTTGAGAGATTGCCTAAATACAAGTTTCGACGACTTGgtgattttgaaaaacaaaatggCGAGATTcaagaatcatttggaggagtAATGACTGAATGTGACACTGATACACCCATCGAGCATGTTCTTCCGCTGGAAGATGCT GAATGTTGCATTTGCCTTTGTGCCTATGAAGATGGAATTGAGCTGCGTGAGCTCCCTTGTCGTCACCATTTTCATGCTGCCTGCATAGACAAGTGGTTGTACATAAATGCAACTTGTCCTCTTTGCAAGTTCAATATACTTAAAAATGGCAACCAGAGCAGCAGTGAAGAAGCATAA